In a genomic window of Streptococcus mitis NCTC 12261:
- a CDS encoding formate--tetrahydrofolate ligase, with amino-acid sequence MKTDIEIAQSIELKPIVDVVEKLGISYDDLELYGKYKAKLSFDKIRAVESNPVGKLILVTAINPTPAGEGKSTITIGLADALNKIGKKTMIAIREPSLGPVMGIKGGAAGGGYAQVLPMEDINLHFTGDMHAITTANNALSALIDNHLHQGNELGIDQRRILWKRVVDLNDRALRHVTVGLGGPLNGIPREDGFDITVASEIMAILCLATDIEDLKRRLANIVIGYRYDRTPVSVGDLQVEGALALILKDAIKPNLVQTIYGTPAFVHGGPFANIAHGCNSVLATTTALHLADYTVTEAGFGADLGAEKFLDIKTPNLPTSPDAVVIVATLRALKMNGGVAKDALTEENVEAVRAGFANLQRHVENIRKFGVPAVVAINEFVSDTEAEIAALKELCASIDVPVELASVWADGAEGGVALAETVVKTIAETPANYKRLYDNDLSVQEKIEKIVTEIYRGSKVNFEKKAQTQIAQIVQNGWDKLPICMAKTQYSFSDNPNALGAPENFEITIRELVPKLGAGFIVALTGDVMTMPGLPKRPAALNMDVESDGTVLGLF; translated from the coding sequence ATGAAAACAGATATTGAAATCGCACAAAGTATTGAGTTGAAGCCAATCGTTGATGTTGTAGAGAAACTTGGTATTTCTTACGACGATTTGGAGTTGTACGGAAAGTATAAGGCTAAGCTCAGCTTTGATAAAATCCGTGCAGTTGAGAGCAATCCAGTTGGGAAATTGATCTTGGTTACTGCCATCAACCCAACACCAGCAGGTGAAGGAAAATCAACTATTACCATTGGTCTTGCTGATGCTTTGAACAAGATTGGCAAGAAAACTATGATTGCCATCCGCGAACCATCCCTTGGTCCAGTAATGGGGATTAAGGGTGGTGCTGCAGGCGGTGGTTACGCTCAAGTTCTGCCAATGGAAGACATCAACCTCCACTTTACTGGGGACATGCATGCTATTACAACTGCCAACAATGCGCTTTCTGCCTTGATTGACAATCACTTGCACCAAGGGAATGAGCTTGGAATTGACCAACGTCGTATCCTCTGGAAACGTGTTGTGGACTTAAACGACCGAGCTCTTCGTCATGTGACCGTTGGACTTGGTGGTCCTCTAAATGGTATTCCACGTGAGGATGGCTTTGACATTACAGTTGCTTCAGAGATCATGGCAATTCTTTGTTTGGCAACGGATATCGAGGACTTGAAACGCCGTTTGGCTAATATTGTTATCGGTTATCGCTATGACCGAACACCTGTTTCTGTTGGCGATTTACAGGTTGAAGGTGCTTTGGCATTGATTTTGAAGGATGCTATTAAGCCGAATCTGGTTCAGACAATTTACGGAACACCTGCCTTTGTACACGGTGGTCCATTTGCCAATATCGCTCACGGATGTAACTCTGTTTTGGCAACGACAACAGCTCTTCACTTAGCTGATTACACGGTTACTGAAGCTGGTTTTGGTGCCGACCTTGGTGCTGAGAAATTCCTTGATATTAAGACACCAAACTTGCCAACATCTCCAGATGCAGTAGTTATTGTTGCAACCCTTCGTGCCCTTAAGATGAATGGTGGTGTGGCTAAAGACGCTCTTACTGAAGAAAATGTAGAAGCAGTTCGTGCAGGTTTTGCTAACTTGCAACGCCACGTTGAAAATATCCGTAAATTTGGAGTACCTGCAGTCGTAGCTATTAACGAATTTGTATCTGATACTGAAGCTGAAATTGCAGCCTTGAAAGAACTCTGTGCTTCAATCGACGTACCAGTTGAGTTGGCTAGTGTCTGGGCTGATGGCGCAGAAGGTGGGGTAGCACTTGCTGAGACAGTTGTTAAGACAATTGCTGAAACCCCAGCTAATTACAAACGTTTATATGACAATGACCTTTCTGTTCAAGAAAAGATTGAAAAAATTGTTACTGAAATCTACCGTGGTAGCAAAGTCAACTTTGAGAAGAAAGCCCAAACGCAAATTGCTCAAATCGTTCAGAATGGTTGGGACAAATTGCCAATCTGTATGGCTAAAACTCAATACAGTTTCTCAGACAATCCAAATGCACTTGGAGCACCTGAAAACTTTGAAATTACCATTCGTGAATTGGTACCAAAATTAGGTGCAGGCTTCATCGTTGCTTTAACTGGTGATGTCATGACCATGCCAGGCCTTCCAAAACGACCAGCAGCTCTCAACATGGATGTTGAAAGCGACGGAACTGTTCTAGGCTTGTTCTAG
- the coaB gene encoding phosphopantothenate--cysteine ligase, whose protein sequence is MKILVTSGGTSEAIDSVRSITNHSTGRLGKIITETLLAAGHEVCLITTKRAVKPVAHPNLSIREINNTKDLLLEMKERIQDYQVLIHSMAVSDYTPVYMAGLEEVQASSNLEEFLSRQNHQAKISSTDEVQVLFLKKTPKIISLVKKWNPAIHLIGFKLLVDVSEDYLIEIARKSLIKNQADLIIANDLTQISPNQHRAIFVEKDQLQTVQTKEEIAELLLEKIQAYHS, encoded by the coding sequence ATGAAAATTTTAGTTACATCGGGCGGTACCAGTGAGGCTATCGATAGCGTCCGCTCTATCACTAACCATTCTACAGGTCGCTTGGGGAAAATCATCACTGAAACCCTGCTTGCTGCAGGACATGAAGTTTGTTTGATAACGACAAAACGAGCTGTGAAGCCAGTAGCCCATCCTAATCTAAGTATTCGAGAAATTAACAATACCAAGGATCTTCTTCTTGAAATGAAAGAACGTATTCAGGATTATCAGGTCTTGATTCACTCAATGGCCGTATCTGATTACACTCCTGTTTATATGGCAGGACTTGAGGAAGTTCAGGCTAGCTCCAATCTAGAAGAATTTTTAAGCAGGCAGAATCATCAAGCTAAGATTTCTTCAACTGATGAGGTTCAGGTTTTATTCCTGAAAAAAACACCCAAAATCATCTCTCTAGTCAAGAAATGGAATCCTGCTATTCATCTGATTGGTTTCAAACTGCTGGTTGATGTCTCTGAGGATTATCTCATCGAGATTGCCAGAAAAAGTCTTATCAAGAACCAAGCTGACTTAATCATTGCGAATGACCTGACTCAAATCTCACCAAACCAGCATCGTGCAATCTTTGTTGAAAAAGATCAGCTTCAAACAGTCCAGACTAAAGAAGAAATTGCAGAACTCCTCCTTGAAAAAATTCAAGCCTATCATTCATAG
- the coaC gene encoding phosphopantothenoylcysteine decarboxylase has translation MANILLAVTGSIASYKSADLVSSLKKQGHQVTVLMTQAATEFIQPLTLQVLSRNSVHLDAMKEPYPDQVNHIELGKKADLFIVAPATANTIAKLALGFADNMVTCTALALPSHIPKLIAPAMNTKMYDHPATQANLKTLEAYGYQLIAPKESLLACGDHGRGALADLTIILERIKETLDEKTL, from the coding sequence ATGGCAAACATTCTCTTGGCTGTAACGGGCTCAATCGCCTCTTACAAGTCGGCAGATTTAGTCAGTTCTCTAAAAAAACAAGGTCATCAAGTCACTGTCTTAATGACCCAGGCTGCTACAGAGTTTATCCAACCTTTGACACTACAGGTACTCTCACGGAATTCCGTCCACTTGGATGCCATGAAGGAACCCTATCCTGATCAAGTCAATCATATCGAACTTGGAAAAAAAGCAGATTTATTCATCGTAGCCCCTGCAACTGCTAACACTATTGCAAAACTAGCCCTTGGCTTTGCGGACAATATGGTGACCTGTACAGCTCTAGCCCTGCCAAGTCATATTCCCAAACTAATAGCTCCTGCTATGAATACAAAAATGTATGACCATCCAGCAACTCAGGCTAATCTGAAAACATTAGAAGCCTACGGCTATCAGCTGATTGCTCCTAAGGAATCCCTACTAGCTTGTGGAGACCACGGACGAGGAGCTTTAGCCGACCTCACAATTATTTTAGAAAGAATAAAGGAAACTCTCGATGAAAAAACGCTCTAA
- a CDS encoding ECF transporter S component produces MKKRSNIAPIAIFFATMLVIHFLSSLIFNLFPFPIKPTIVHIPVIIASIIYGPRVGVTLGFLMGLLSLTVNTITILPTSYLFSPFVPNGNIYSAIIAIVPRILIGLTPYLVYKLMKNKTGLILAGALGSLTNTVFVLGGIFYLFGNVFDGNIQKLLATVISTNSIAELVISAVLTLAIVPRLQTLKK; encoded by the coding sequence ATGAAAAAACGCTCTAATATTGCACCCATTGCTATCTTTTTTGCAACCATGCTCGTGATACACTTTCTGAGCTCACTTATCTTTAACCTTTTTCCATTTCCAATCAAACCGACTATCGTTCATATTCCTGTCATTATTGCCAGCATTATCTACGGTCCACGAGTTGGGGTTACACTTGGATTTTTGATGGGGCTGCTTAGCTTAACGGTTAACACGATTACAATTCTACCGACAAGTTACCTCTTCTCCCCATTTGTACCAAACGGAAACATCTACTCAGCTATCATTGCCATCGTCCCACGTATTTTGATTGGTTTGACTCCGTATCTAGTTTATAAACTGATGAAAAATAAAACTGGTCTGATTCTAGCTGGTGCCCTCGGTTCACTTACCAACACTGTCTTTGTACTTGGTGGAATTTTCTACCTTTTTGGAAATGTCTTTGATGGTAATATCCAAAAACTCCTAGCAACCGTTATCTCAACAAACTCCATTGCCGAATTAGTTATTTCCGCGGTTCTGACCCTAGCTATTGTTCCAAGACTACAAACTTTGAAGAAATAA
- a CDS encoding ECF transporter S component, with protein sequence MNTRKKTQFMTMTALLTAIAILIPIVMPFKIVIPPASYTLGSHIAIFIAMFLSPLMAVFVILASSFGFLMAGYPMVIVFRAFSHIFFGTLGALYLQKFPDTLDKPKSSWIFNFVLAIIHALAEVLACVVFYATSGTNVENMFYVLFVLVGFGTIIHSMVDYTLALAVYKVLRKRR encoded by the coding sequence ATGAATACACGGAAAAAGACACAATTTATGACAATGACTGCCCTCTTAACGGCTATTGCAATTTTGATTCCGATTGTGATGCCTTTCAAGATTGTCATTCCACCTGCTTCTTACACTTTGGGGAGCCACATCGCTATTTTTATTGCCATGTTCTTGTCGCCCTTGATGGCAGTTTTTGTCATCCTAGCCTCTAGTTTTGGATTCTTGATGGCTGGCTATCCCATGGTTATCGTTTTTCGAGCTTTTTCCCATATCTTTTTTGGTACTCTAGGAGCTCTTTACTTACAAAAATTCCCCGATACTCTTGATAAACCAAAATCTTCCTGGATTTTCAACTTTGTTTTAGCTATCATTCATGCCCTTGCTGAAGTATTAGCCTGTGTCGTTTTTTACGCCACTTCCGGTACCAATGTAGAAAATATGTTTTATGTTCTATTTGTACTAGTTGGATTTGGCACAATTATCCATAGTATGGTAGACTATACATTGGCACTAGCTGTCTATAAAGTGCTTCGAAAACGCCGTTAA
- a CDS encoding transcription repressor NadR, giving the protein MTKDRKQALLQLLKEAPKALNGQSLAEHFHVTRQVIVQDIAILRADGAPILSTNRGYIYKQIETNPYVHKLFKVKHEVEEIGQELLAIVDNGGRVQNTLIDHPVYGEIETLLKLSCRRDVQHFLEQVEHSDFRPLSELTDGIHYHLVEAETQQDLRYIEEALDQLGYLVKD; this is encoded by the coding sequence ATGACAAAAGATCGCAAACAAGCCCTTCTCCAACTCTTGAAAGAAGCTCCTAAAGCCCTCAATGGCCAAAGTTTAGCTGAACATTTTCATGTTACACGCCAGGTCATTGTACAGGACATTGCAATTTTAAGAGCCGATGGCGCTCCTATCCTATCCACTAATCGTGGCTACATCTATAAGCAAATTGAAACCAATCCTTATGTTCACAAACTTTTCAAAGTGAAACATGAAGTTGAAGAAATCGGTCAAGAACTCCTTGCTATCGTTGATAATGGTGGACGTGTTCAAAATACCTTGATTGACCATCCCGTTTATGGAGAAATCGAAACCTTGCTGAAACTGTCTTGTCGCAGAGATGTGCAACATTTTCTAGAACAAGTCGAGCATTCAGATTTTAGACCTCTGTCTGAATTGACAGATGGCATCCATTACCACCTAGTCGAAGCTGAAACACAGCAAGACCTCCGCTATATCGAGGAGGCCTTGGATCAGCTAGGTTATTTAGTAAAAGACTAG
- a CDS encoding substrate-binding domain-containing protein — MKNIKKISIFALFVTFIFALVACGKTGLGNSSNDNKSTIQKSAKELKLGVSISTTNNPYFVAMKDGLEKAAREKEVTLKIADAQDDAARQADDIQNFISQNVDALLINPVDSDAIVTSIKAANNANIPVILIDRGSNGGEVLTTVASDNVEAGKMAAEFITKQLGEKAKTFELSGVPGASATVDRGKGFEQISKTNLDVLSSQSANFDRAKALNTAQNMIQGNKEVQAIFAQNDEMALGAAQAVKAAGLSNVLIVGIDGQPDAHDAIAKGDITATIAQQPAKMGEIAIQSAIDHYQGKKLEKETVSPIYLVTKDNVDQHNW, encoded by the coding sequence ATGAAAAATATTAAAAAAATTAGCATTTTTGCTTTGTTTGTAACATTTATTTTTGCTTTAGTAGCTTGTGGAAAAACTGGTTTAGGAAATTCATCAAATGATAATAAATCTACGATTCAAAAGTCGGCAAAAGAATTAAAATTAGGAGTTTCTATTTCGACTACTAACAATCCCTATTTTGTAGCTATGAAAGATGGTCTTGAAAAAGCCGCAAGAGAAAAAGAAGTAACTTTGAAGATAGCAGATGCACAAGATGATGCTGCTAGACAAGCAGATGATATTCAAAATTTTATTAGTCAAAATGTTGATGCTTTACTAATTAATCCAGTTGATTCTGATGCAATTGTTACATCTATTAAAGCTGCTAATAATGCAAATATTCCGGTAATCTTAATTGACCGCGGTAGTAATGGAGGTGAAGTCTTGACAACTGTTGCTTCTGATAACGTAGAAGCAGGTAAAATGGCTGCAGAATTTATTACCAAGCAATTGGGAGAAAAAGCAAAAACTTTTGAATTATCAGGAGTCCCTGGCGCTTCTGCAACTGTAGATAGAGGTAAAGGATTTGAACAAATTTCAAAGACAAATTTAGATGTTCTTTCTAGTCAATCCGCTAATTTTGACCGCGCAAAAGCTTTGAATACAGCGCAAAATATGATTCAAGGAAACAAAGAAGTGCAAGCAATCTTTGCACAGAATGATGAGATGGCGTTAGGAGCTGCACAAGCAGTAAAAGCAGCTGGTCTTAGCAATGTATTAATTGTTGGTATTGATGGTCAACCAGATGCACATGATGCTATTGCAAAAGGTGATATTACTGCCACTATTGCTCAGCAACCAGCTAAGATGGGTGAAATTGCTATTCAATCAGCAATAGATCATTATCAAGGGAAAAAACTGGAAAAAGAAACAGTTTCTCCAATTTATCTTGTGACTAAGGATAATGTTGATCAACATAACTGGTGA
- a CDS encoding ABC transporter permease subunit, with amino-acid sequence MKNTMKYMSELTTVIALIILMAVITIINSNFLTANNLLNLLLQVTSNALIAFGMTFVILTGGIDLSVGSILALSSALTAGLLGSGMPVTLAILISLILGCILGMMNGLLISYGKLAPFIVTLATMTIFRGATLVYTNGNPITKGLSDTFLFQFLGQGYIVGIPFPVIIMFIVFIVLYVLLHKTAFGKSVYAIGGNEKAAYISGVKLNKVKIIIYSISGIMASISGLIITSRLSSAQPTAGASYEMDAIAAVVLGGTSLSGGKGRILGTLIGALIIGVLNNGLNIIGVSAFWQQVVKGVVILIAVLIDRFKVVKQ; translated from the coding sequence GTGAAAAATACTATGAAGTATATGTCAGAATTGACAACAGTAATAGCATTGATAATTTTAATGGCTGTCATCACTATTATCAATTCAAATTTTTTAACAGCAAATAATCTGTTAAATTTACTATTGCAAGTAACATCAAATGCACTGATCGCTTTTGGAATGACCTTTGTTATTCTAACAGGTGGAATTGATTTATCAGTTGGATCAATTTTAGCCTTATCCAGTGCGCTAACCGCTGGCCTATTAGGATCTGGAATGCCTGTTACGTTAGCAATTCTCATCTCTTTAATTTTGGGTTGCATTCTGGGGATGATGAATGGTTTATTGATTTCCTACGGGAAATTAGCTCCATTTATCGTTACTTTAGCAACTATGACTATTTTTAGAGGCGCAACACTTGTTTATACAAATGGGAATCCTATCACAAAAGGATTAAGTGATACATTCTTATTTCAATTTTTGGGGCAAGGTTATATAGTCGGAATTCCATTTCCTGTAATTATTATGTTTATTGTATTTATTGTTTTATATGTTTTACTTCATAAAACAGCATTTGGTAAATCTGTGTATGCTATAGGGGGGAATGAAAAAGCAGCATATATATCAGGTGTGAAACTAAATAAAGTGAAAATTATCATTTATTCAATTTCAGGTATTATGGCTTCAATTTCTGGATTGATTATAACATCACGCTTAAGTTCTGCTCAACCAACAGCAGGTGCTAGTTATGAAATGGATGCTATTGCAGCTGTTGTTCTTGGGGGAACCTCTTTATCAGGAGGTAAAGGTCGCATACTGGGGACCTTAATAGGTGCTTTAATTATTGGGGTTTTGAATAATGGACTTAATATTATCGGTGTTTCAGCATTTTGGCAACAAGTAGTAAAAGGAGTTGTAATCTTAATTGCTGTTCTGATTGATCGTTTTAAAGTTGTAAAACAGTAG
- a CDS encoding sugar ABC transporter ATP-binding protein: protein MKIEMKNISKSFGNNRVLESIDLVLNSGEVHALMGENGAGKSTLMNILTGLFPATSGTIFIDGKEKTFSNPQEAERFGLSFIHQEMNTWPDMTVLDNLFLGREIKNSIGFLDKASMERKAKEAFKRLNISIPLDAIIGQLSVGQQQMIEIAKCLLSEVSLLIMDEPTAALTDRETETLFKVIEGLKSDGVGIVYISHRMEEIFKITDLITVMRDGFVIDTKRTKLTNADELVQKMVGRELEDYYPEKKAEIGNIVFQAKNLSGDAFTDISFYVRQGEILGFSGLMGAGRTEIMRAIFGIDSLKSGQIIINEEELIIKNPFEAIKHGIGFLTEDRKDEGLILDFSIKDNMTLPSTRDFVKNGIFDNKTSDIFVQRLIDRLRIKSGYPDKEVGTLSGGNQQKVVLAKWIGIAPKVLILDEPTRGVDVGAKREIYQLMNELAERGVPIIMVSSDLPEVIGVSDRIMVMHEGRISGELTRQEATQEKVMQLATGGQ from the coding sequence ATGAAAATTGAAATGAAGAACATTTCAAAATCTTTTGGGAATAATCGTGTTTTAGAAAGTATTGATTTGGTTCTTAATTCAGGAGAAGTTCATGCTTTAATGGGAGAGAATGGTGCAGGCAAATCAACCTTAATGAATATTTTAACTGGACTTTTTCCAGCTACTTCAGGAACTATTTTTATTGATGGAAAAGAAAAAACATTTTCTAATCCTCAAGAGGCAGAACGGTTTGGACTGAGTTTTATTCATCAAGAAATGAATACTTGGCCAGATATGACTGTACTTGATAATCTTTTTTTAGGAAGAGAAATTAAAAATTCGATTGGGTTTCTAGATAAAGCTAGTATGGAAAGGAAAGCTAAAGAAGCATTTAAACGTCTTAATATCTCTATTCCTCTCGATGCAATCATTGGTCAATTATCAGTCGGACAACAACAAATGATAGAAATAGCAAAATGTTTATTATCAGAAGTTTCCTTGTTAATTATGGATGAACCCACAGCAGCTTTAACTGATCGTGAAACTGAAACACTTTTTAAAGTGATAGAAGGATTAAAATCTGATGGTGTAGGTATTGTGTATATTTCACATCGGATGGAAGAAATCTTTAAGATTACAGATCTTATAACTGTTATGAGGGATGGGTTTGTAATTGATACCAAGAGAACGAAGTTAACTAATGCGGATGAATTAGTTCAAAAGATGGTGGGGCGTGAATTAGAAGATTATTATCCAGAAAAAAAGGCTGAGATTGGGAATATTGTTTTTCAAGCTAAGAATCTTTCTGGTGATGCTTTTACGGATATTTCTTTCTATGTACGTCAAGGGGAAATTCTTGGTTTTTCTGGTTTGATGGGTGCTGGTCGTACTGAAATAATGAGAGCAATTTTTGGAATTGATTCTTTAAAATCTGGTCAAATTATAATAAATGAAGAAGAACTGATAATTAAAAATCCTTTTGAAGCAATTAAGCATGGAATTGGTTTCTTAACAGAAGATCGTAAAGATGAGGGATTGATTTTAGATTTTTCTATTAAAGATAATATGACTTTACCTAGTACTCGTGATTTTGTTAAAAATGGCATTTTTGATAATAAAACAAGTGATATATTTGTACAACGTTTAATTGATAGGCTACGAATTAAATCAGGTTATCCAGATAAGGAAGTTGGGACACTTTCTGGTGGTAATCAACAGAAAGTAGTTTTAGCAAAATGGATAGGTATTGCTCCAAAAGTACTGATTCTAGATGAGCCAACTCGTGGGGTAGATGTTGGTGCTAAGCGTGAAATTTACCAATTAATGAATGAATTGGCTGAACGAGGTGTGCCGATTATTATGGTATCTTCAGATTTACCAGAAGTGATCGGAGTCAGTGATCGCATTATGGTCATGCATGAAGGAAGAATTAGTGGAGAATTAACACGTCAAGAAGCTACACAAGAAAAAGTTATGCAACTAGCCACAGGAGGACAATAG
- the rbsD gene encoding D-ribose pyranase produces the protein MKKYGILNSNIAKLADDLGHMDLVCIGDLGLPVPKGIDKIDLALRKGSPSFLEVLKEYSDHVLIEKIFLAEEIKEKNKEQWQAVLDLLGSNIIIEYISHEELKAMNTTVKAVIRTGEDTPYSNIILQSGVII, from the coding sequence ATGAAGAAATATGGGATTTTAAATAGTAATATAGCAAAACTAGCTGATGATTTAGGTCATATGGATTTGGTTTGTATTGGAGATTTAGGATTGCCAGTTCCAAAAGGTATTGATAAAATTGATTTAGCATTAAGAAAAGGTAGTCCAAGTTTTTTAGAAGTTTTAAAAGAATATTCAGATCATGTACTTATTGAAAAAATTTTCTTAGCAGAAGAAATTAAGGAAAAAAACAAAGAACAGTGGCAAGCAGTTCTAGATCTTTTAGGATCGAATATAATTATTGAATATATTAGTCATGAAGAATTGAAAGCTATGAATACTACAGTTAAGGCAGTTATTCGCACTGGGGAAGATACACCATATTCGAATATAATCTTGCAATCAGGAGTTATTATTTAG
- the rbsK gene encoding ribokinase: protein MSKIVVVGSISMDLVMRTKRIPEGGETIFGDSFNIVPGGKGANQAVAIGRLSSVEDNIYIFGNVGEDIFSADLLSNLQNNNISTEHVGTVPQSTGVAQITLYGGDNRIIYYPGANNLVKTNDWKNEWELISDASIVVLQNEIPHEANLSIAKFCQENKVKVLYNPAPARETDIEMIPFCDFITPNEHECSELFPDKKLEEIIKIYPNKMIVTLGVEGSIYYDGAAVQKIPAIKAEVVDTTGAGDTFNGAFAYAVSKGKEMNVALSFATIASHLSVQRFGAQGGMPSLKEIKEHPGYEEIWDFK from the coding sequence ATGAGTAAAATTGTTGTTGTTGGAAGTATTTCAATGGACTTAGTTATGAGAACAAAAAGGATTCCAGAAGGAGGTGAAACGATTTTTGGGGATTCATTTAATATAGTTCCGGGTGGAAAAGGTGCAAATCAAGCTGTAGCTATTGGTAGATTATCCAGTGTAGAAGATAATATTTACATATTTGGAAACGTCGGAGAAGATATTTTTTCAGCAGATTTACTAAGTAATCTGCAAAATAATAATATTTCTACAGAACATGTGGGAACGGTACCACAATCTACAGGAGTTGCACAAATTACTTTATATGGAGGTGATAATAGAATTATTTATTATCCCGGAGCGAATAATTTAGTTAAAACAAATGATTGGAAAAATGAGTGGGAATTGATTAGTGATGCAAGTATTGTTGTATTACAGAATGAAATACCACATGAAGCCAACCTATCTATAGCTAAATTTTGTCAAGAAAATAAAGTTAAGGTACTTTACAATCCTGCACCAGCTAGAGAAACAGATATAGAGATGATTCCTTTTTGTGATTTTATTACTCCTAATGAGCATGAATGTTCAGAGCTTTTTCCAGATAAGAAATTAGAAGAAATTATTAAAATTTATCCTAATAAAATGATTGTGACATTAGGAGTTGAAGGTTCTATTTATTATGATGGGGCAGCAGTTCAGAAGATTCCTGCTATAAAAGCAGAAGTAGTTGATACTACAGGAGCAGGAGATACGTTTAATGGTGCTTTTGCTTATGCTGTCTCAAAAGGAAAAGAGATGAATGTTGCATTGTCCTTTGCAACGATTGCTTCACATCTTTCTGTTCAAAGATTTGGAGCGCAAGGTGGCATGCCGAGTTTGAAAGAAATAAAGGAGCATCCAGGATATGAAGAAATATGGGATTTTAAATAG
- a CDS encoding LacI family DNA-binding transcriptional regulator, giving the protein MTTIKQVAEEAGVSKSTVSRYISKKGYVGDDAREKIKNAIKKLNYTPNVLAQSLKTKKNQMVGLLLPDISNPFFPRLVRGAESYLKDKGYRIMVGTISDHDSLEEYINLLLKTNAAGIITTLDFTKEFPNLTLPVVVVDRISKDTGYGVFSDNQLGGRLAAKAIWNAGAKQVMIIKVLDDKAENIAERFEASLNYLRNKSLEIRIEESETFEFEKIQTEAKENLKRNPNIDSIIAPSDIHAIAYIHEILAIGKKIPDDIQIIGYDDIVLSQFIYPSLSTIHQSSYKMGEQAAKLIYNMANKFSIDEAKIKLPVRYVERNTLRRK; this is encoded by the coding sequence ATGACTACAATAAAACAGGTTGCTGAAGAAGCTGGAGTATCAAAATCAACAGTTTCAAGATATATTTCGAAAAAAGGCTATGTCGGAGATGATGCTAGAGAAAAGATAAAAAATGCTATCAAGAAATTAAATTACACGCCGAATGTATTAGCACAATCTTTGAAAACTAAAAAAAATCAAATGGTAGGACTCTTATTGCCAGATATTTCTAATCCCTTCTTCCCAAGATTGGTTCGAGGAGCTGAATCATATTTGAAAGATAAAGGTTATAGGATTATGGTTGGTACTATTTCAGATCATGATTCGTTAGAAGAATATATAAACCTTTTGTTAAAAACAAATGCAGCTGGTATTATAACGACACTTGACTTTACAAAGGAATTTCCAAATCTGACGTTACCTGTCGTTGTGGTTGACCGGATTAGTAAAGATACAGGTTACGGTGTCTTTTCTGATAATCAGTTGGGTGGACGTTTGGCTGCTAAAGCAATTTGGAATGCTGGCGCTAAGCAAGTTATGATTATTAAAGTTTTAGATGATAAAGCTGAGAACATTGCGGAACGATTTGAAGCAAGTTTAAACTATTTGAGGAATAAATCTTTAGAGATTCGTATTGAAGAAAGTGAAACATTTGAGTTTGAAAAAATTCAAACAGAAGCTAAAGAGAATCTAAAAAGAAATCCAAATATTGATAGTATTATAGCGCCTTCTGATATTCATGCGATAGCTTATATTCATGAAATTTTAGCAATTGGTAAAAAAATCCCAGATGATATTCAAATCATTGGTTATGATGATATTGTACTTAGTCAATTTATTTATCCTTCTTTATCAACTATTCACCAATCATCATATAAAATGGGAGAACAGGCTGCAAAGCTAATCTATAATATGGCAAATAAGTTCTCTATAGATGAAGCTAAAATTAAACTACCTGTTAGATACGTAGAAAGAAATACATTAAGGAGAAAGTAA